The following proteins are co-located in the Dermochelys coriacea isolate rDerCor1 chromosome 4, rDerCor1.pri.v4, whole genome shotgun sequence genome:
- the CDC25B gene encoding M-phase inducer phosphatase 2 has protein sequence MRGLPYSRAPPSAINCNPPAAFAPASRFPSTACSPPLQPDPSRLGAGGPPRLAGLALPAGPCDWLPAPRPPVLFFEYKDRPGLGRGDSGQAEGESEAGSPALRPESAGARRPPLDARPACPCRSAERPPGPPNSPSPAPQRPPAPLAWTGAAPALPGQERGGETVPAPGGFPRGFSGLAAGGPVSVTHLTLDLNNLAGLGSPYDTPKRKKLGIGFKSEWSSLSQDSVSSESSQDSGWSESLDSGVGLDSPGQLDPEPFEEVFEKAILESGRVVKDKRFPVRRIHSLPERLLGTSPALKHISNAKEFSSPETRERPSRRKENKENAGFVFKIPLRPTNHSRLHPFDGSSEKDPFAQRPNSAPDLLCGSPEKENMGMEAESPVCLRHSSLTSFVTDEEDDGFMMILDEEELKNDADVPPGMENLLTAPLVKKEGADLRLVRRSKCRQLFRSPSMPSSVIRPILKRLDRPQDKDTPVKTKRRKSVAGTPIEEKAEEPKARLLRSRSFCHDEIENILDNDHRELIGDFSKAYLLQTVEGKHQDLKYISPEMMVAVLNGQFNSLIENCVIVDCRYPYEYEGGHIKGAVNLPLEQDVEDFLLKNPIVPFDMQKRVIVIFHCEFSSERGPRMCRFVREKDRARNEYPNLHYPELYILKGGYKEFFPQYQAHCEPRDYRPMHHEDFKEDLRKFRQKSRTWAGEKSKRELYSRLKNF, from the exons ATGAGGGGGCTCCCCTATTCCAGGGCGCCCCCAAGCGCTATAAACTGCAACCCCCCCGCCGCCTTTGCTCCAGCGAGCCGCTTTCCCAGCACCGCATGCTCCCCCCCCTTGCAGCCTGACCCCTCCCGCCTGGGGGCTGGGGGTCCCCCCCGGCtggcggggctggctctgccgGCCGGCCCGTGCGATTGGCTGCCCGCTCCCCGCCCGCCCGTGTTATTTTTCGAATATAAAGACAGGCCGGGGCTGGGGCGCGGGGACTCGGGCCAGGCGGAGGGAGAGAGCGAAGCGGGGAGCCCGGCGCTGCGCCCCGAGTCTGCCGGCGCTCGCCGCCCCCCGCTGGATGCTCGCCCCGCATGCCCGTGCCGCAGCGCTGAGCGCCCCCCGGGTCCCCCTAACAGCCCGAGCCCGGCCCCGCAGCGACCGCCCGCGCCGCTCGCATGGACGGGGGCGGCTCCAGCCCTGCCGGGGCAGGAGCGCGGCGGTGAGACCGTCCCGGCTCCCGGCGGCTTCCCCCGGGGGTTCAGCGGCCTTGCCGCCGGGGGTCCTGTCTCAGTCACCCACTTGACCCTCGATCTGAACAACCTGGCCGGGCTGGGAAG tCCATATGACACCCCAAAGAGGAAGAAGCTGGGGATCGGCTTCAAGAGCGAATGGTCTTCGCTGTCGCAGGACTCCGTCTCGTCTGAGTCATCGCAGGACTCCGGGTGGTCCGAGTCTTTGGATTCAG GAGTTGGGCTGGATTCCCCTGGACAGCTGGACCCAGAACCCTTTGAAGAAGT cttTGAGAAAGCAATTCTGGAATCGGGAAGAGTTGTCAAAGA CAAGAGATTCCCCGTCCGGAGGATCCACTCCCTGCCG GAGAGGCTCCTGGGCACCAGTCCTGCCCTGAAACACATTTCCAACGCCAAGGAGTTCAGCAGCCCGGAGACACGTGAACGGCCCTCGCGCAGGAAAGAGAACAAGGAGAAT GCGGGGTTTGTATTTAAGATACCGCTGAGGCCTACGAATCACAGCCGGCTTCACCCCTTTGATGGGAGCAGCGAGAAGGACCCTTTTGCACAGAGACCAAACTCTGCCCCGGACCTCCTG TGTGGCAGCCCCGAGAAGGAGAACATGGGGATGGAAGCCGAGAGCCCGGTGTGCCTGCGCCACTCCTCCCTGACCTCCTTCGTGACCGACGAAGAGGATGATGGGTTTATGATGATCCTGGACGAGGAGGAGCTGAAG AACGATGCGGACGTGCCGCCGGGGATGGAGAACCTGCTGACTGCCCCACTGGTGAAAAAGGAAGGCGCTGATCTG AGGTTGGTGAGACGCAGCAAATGTCGCCAGCTCTTCAGGTCCCCCTCCATGCCCAGCAGCGTGATCCGGCCCATCCTGAAGCGTCTGGACAGGCCGCAGGACAAAGACACTCCGGTCAAAACCAAGAGGCGGAAGAGCGTGGCTGGCACCCCGATCGAGGAGAAGGCAGAGGAGCCG AAAGCAAGGCTGTTGCGCTCCAGGTCCTTCTGCCATGATGAGATTGAGAACATCTTGGATAATGACCACCGAGAACTCATCGGGGACTTCTCAAag GCCTATCTTCTACAGACTGTGGAAGGGAAACATCAGGACTTGAAATACATCTCCCCAGAAATG ATGGTGGCCGTACTGAACGGCCAGTTCAATAGCCTCATTGAGAACTGTGTGATCGTGGACTGCCGGTATCCCTACGAATATGAAGGAGGTCACATCAAG GGGGCTGTGAACCTGCCACTGGAGCAGGACGTAGAGGACTTCCTGCTGAAGAACCCCATCGTCCCGTTCGACATGCAGAAGAGGGTGATAGTGATATTCCACTGTGAATTTTCTTCGGAGAGGGGTCCCAGAAT GTGCCGGTTTGTCAGGGAAAAAGATCGGGCACGCAATGAGTACCCCAACCTGCACTATCCTgaactgtacattttaaaaggagGATACAAAGAATTCTTCCCGCAGTACCAA GCGCACTGTGAACCTCGGGACTACCGTCCCATGCACCATGAGGACTTCAAGGAGGACCTGCGGAAGTTCCGTCAGAAGAGCCGCACGTGGGCAGGAGAAAAGAGCAAGCGGGAGCTGTACAGCCGCCTCAAGAACTTCTAa